A window of Rhipicephalus microplus isolate Deutch F79 chromosome X, USDA_Rmic, whole genome shotgun sequence genomic DNA:
agacGACTATACAAGGCAAGAGTCGTCGAGTTTAATAGATTGCAGAGCTACACTCTTCAGTTGCACTGTTGTGGTCTGCCGCCAATCGGGAGCGTGGAGCAGATTTGTGAGATCCAGTTGACCGTTTGACCCATTGTTCTCTTTATCCGCCAATGTGACACCGGGACCCTTGGCCTTTTTGACAACAGCTTTGTGGGTATCTCGTTGGTCCGAGCAGCAGCAGTTCTTGGACTCTAGAATGACGTAGAGGCTGCGCAGGTGAGGAACTGCAACGCTGTTCAGGTCCTCCCAGTGGCTGCACTTCTGACACAGAAGTTTGGTGAGCTCGGCGAACATCTGTCGCTGACCGTGCAATTCTGTTCGCTCGACCACCAGCTCCTGTTTTGACTATTTCTGCTACCACAGCCTTCAAGCAACCGGCAGCGGAAGCCTCTTTCAGGAGGTCTGTGCTGCACTCGAAGTTTCGGATTCGTTCGTTGTGAAGAGCCTTCAACTTTTCTTTTGCAGCAAGACGTTTGGCTGCTTGAGACTTCAAAAAGTGACGATGGGGCTCAGACACTTTCAAAGTGTCTTCAGTGGAGCCCTGTAGTAAGTTGACATTCTTCGCCATCTCCTGCTTCCAGTTCTCCTTCACCACGCTGGCGCGAATGATGTTTTCGTTTTCCCATATCTGCCTAATGATCTTCGCTCGTGCTGCATAGATCTTTCTGGCCGTGTCGAGGAGGCCGTCCTGCTGTCGTCgctgcgctcgttcgcctcgatGCTCGGTGAGGGGAAGGACGTCGTCGACAGGGCATCGTTATGCGAAGCTGGAACGATGCTGCCGGCGTCAGTATGTTGATCTCGAAGCAGGGCATCCTTGGCCGTCGCGAGGCTCTCTTTGAGCTCGACCACCTGGATCTCGAGCTTGGACTTCTCGTTTTCTGCCTTGTCGAGCTTGCGCTGAAGGCCTTCCACCTTTCGCTTGTACTCCTCTACGAGGGAGCTGTACATAGGCGTGTGTGCGTTGACGTTGTGGACCTTTTTCTGGGCCTGCAGTTCGATCTGCATGGCGCGCTCGGCATACTTGAGAGTGTTGTGGGTGTCGGTGTAGCTGAGCTTGGATGGCGACACGAAAGCCATCAAGAGGGTGCGACAAGTGCCACC
This region includes:
- the LOC119187177 gene encoding uncharacterized protein LOC119187177; translated protein: MFAELTKLLCQKCSHWEDLNSVAVPHLRSLYVILESKNCCCSDQRDTHKAVVKKAKGPGVTLADKENNGSNGQLDLTNLLHAPDWRQTTTVQLKSVALQSIKLDDSCLV